From Antedon mediterranea chromosome 9, ecAntMedi1.1, whole genome shotgun sequence, a single genomic window includes:
- the LOC140058129 gene encoding uncharacterized protein gives MENDSCNVTLADDLSDKLVNTKHKTISVTLAVTSFLLNASMVLIIVTEKALRKRNIFQVSLALSDICFAVCVFLLSYIGKFESEVFCICITFAVISIQAIGAVAVERFVVLVVFKFKKRAVATKSQIATCICIWFISLGTTSIFFIAGHTDHLSFVLSILDLIILATVYISYIIIYLSIKKHIRKMSNCTSAAKKSKKLILTFSLIIVTCTICWFPLIVHTIVEHLGVNQCKRNVSIPGFFILALCYSIFNPIVYGLGINEIQIVIKERAMKLYNSILNKLTNKTPTVSGVYA, from the coding sequence ATGGAAAACGATTCATGCAATGTGACTTTGGCAGATGATCTTTCGGATAAACTGGTAAACACTAAACACAAAACGATTAGCGTGACGTTAGCCGTAACTTCATTTCTACTAAATGCAAGTATGGTTCTTATAATTGTAACAGAAAAAGCATTaagaaaacgaaacattttTCAAGTATCATTAGCACTATCCGACATCTGCTTTGCAGTTTGTGTTTTTCTACTTAGTTACATTGGCAAATTTGAAAGTGaggtattttgtatttgtataacATTCGCGGTCATCTCTATCCAGGCGATTGGAGCTGTGGCAGTTGAAAGGTTTGTTGTGCTTGTCGTCTTCAAGTTTAAGAAACGTGCAGTTGCGACCAAAAGCCAAATAGCTACGTGCATATGTATCTGGTTCATCTCTCTTGGAACAACAAGCATTTTCTTCATCGCAGGCCACACGGATCATTTAAGCTTCGTGCTATCCATCTTGGATCTGATCATTTTGGCAACTGTGTACATATcttacattataatttatttatctattaagAAACACATTAGAAAAATGAGCAATTGCACATCTGCTGCTAAAAAATCAAAGAAACTGATTTTAACGTTCTCTTTAATCATTGTAACGTGTACAATATGCTGGTTTCCATTGATTGTTCATACAATTGTAGAACATTTAGGCGTGAATCAATGTAAAAGAAATGTTTCGATACCTGGTTTTTTTATACTTGCTTTATGTTATAGTATATTTAATCCCATAGTGTATGGTTTaggaataaatgaaatacagaTAGTGATTAAGGAACGTGCCATGAAACTTTACAACTCTATTTTGAACAAATTGACAAACAAGACCCCTACAGTTAGCGGGGTTTATGCGTAA